The genomic window CGCATTTTTAGTAAAAGTATTTTCAGTATAGCCCAACATGCGCAAACGCTTGGCGGTAAAGTAGCAGACATAAAAAAAGCGGCTAAAAAGCCGCTTTTTGCGCATCGCACTAGGCGAGCGTTGTAACAGTATAAGCTAAGGCTTATAGAGCTACGATGTTCTCTGCTTGAGGACCTTTTTGGCCTTGAGTAACAGTGAACTCAACTTGTTGGCCTTCAGCCAAAGTTTTGAATCCAGAGCTAGCAATAGCGCTGAAGTGAGCAAATACGTCTGGACCAGACTTCTGCTCAATAAAACCAAAACCTTTAGATTCGTTGAACCACTTAACTGTACCGGTAACTCTGTTAGACATAATCATATCCTGAGATAAAAATGTAAAAATTGTGTGCCTTGTAGGGCTTGGGTAGCGCGAAATCAGACTGGAACTTTAAAACTACAGGACGAAGGATTATGAATCAAACAACGAAAAGGAGGTTTTAATCAAGAGGCCTTTTTCTAGCTGATCACCAGTTTATAGCTCTCTATTGTAATGTCAACATTTTGTTAGAGTTTTCTATGCTAATTTTTAAAGCCGTGAAAACCAAAACGAAGCGCACGCCAAAACACTGTACGAGGCCCCTATTTGGGCCTCAAATACTCTTTTTTTAAGACGAAATTTTAGGCTTTATAGGGGTCGTCGGAAACCAGAAACGCAATTATTTCGGCTCGATTATCCAAAGGCTGAATAAGCTCACGAAAGGCTTTAATGGCTGCATAGTTTTCACCAAACTCTTTGGCGTAGATACCGTCTAATACCTCAGCTGTTTTAGCCGCGCGTATTTTATTTTGCCAAGGGGCGGTAAATATTTCGTTTAGCCGTCCAGCCAGGCCGCGGGTTTTCAATAGCTCCCATTCACCCTTGTCCATCCAAATTGCATTAATAGTGGGGCTAAGGTCTATACGGTGATCGGTATTACTGGCAATGCGATACTTGGTCATAAACAACCCTGTTTTAGGGCATATCATGGCCTGCGCTGTTTCGCTCACTTCAAATGACTCACCACTCACCGTTAAGTTGGCAAGGTTGGGGTTACCCTCTTTCCATTTAAGGTAATCTGCTAGGTATACAAAGCTGCCCCCGCAATTGTCACATGTGTGACACGGAAACAAAGTATCGAGATAAGCAGGTGCCAAATTACCCGCTTTACAACTTGTACATTTCATTCATTGTGCTCCTTTGTTATTACGTCATTTAACCGCATAGCCACAGCTAGCACAAACAAAAAAGGCGCCCGAAGACGCCTTTGTAGAACCCGTTTTTGCTTAATAGGGCAAGAAATCTAGCGAGTAGTTTACTGTCGTGCGCAGTACGTCCCTTGTGCCAAAGTTAATAAGCCTTATGCGGCCCAGCAACTTCTTCTCTAGGTCTGCATCATTAAGCTCGCTGGAAACAATTTCGGCGTCCACAACCTTACCGGTTGGGTCAATTACGATTTTGAATACCACCTTACCTTCTAGTGTAGGATTCTTACGCAACGCTTTGTTGTACACGTTAAATATAAGCGCTTTGTTTTTATCCATAACAGAACGAATTTCTTCGTCGCTGCGACGCGATTTCTCACGTACCACTTCTTCTGCAGTCGCTTTGTCACCTGTTCCCGTGGCCGTAGCAATTTTGCTAGTAACGCGCGTAGACTCTTTACCGGATAAGGTTGTACCGCCAACATCGCGCGATAAATTTTCGGTGTTAATACCCGCACTCTTAGATGATGCCGAAGCGCCGATCAAAGCGCGATCTAGCTTCTCTTCTTCACCTGTACCCTGCACCAATTGGTCAGTAGTCGCATCGGATAAGTCCACGGTATCTTCGCGCATATCGCTTAGCATATCGGCAAACTGATTCAGCTCTGCTGCCGCGGCCTCCTTAGCTTCTACCAACTTAACCTCTTCCGGCTCTGGTTTAGGCTCAGGTTTTGGTTCGGGCTCGGGTTCTGGCTCCGGTTCTTTTTCTGGCTCGGGTTCTTCTTTAGGTTTTTCTTCTTCCTTTTTTTCTTCCTCTTTTGGGGGCGGCGGAGGTGGCTCAGGAATTTCCTGTTTTTCTAATATTACTTGCGCCAACTCAATCGCTTTTTCTTCCAGCTCATCTCGGTCCGGCTCTGGAACCTCAATGCGGGTAATAATTACCGAAAGAATAAAGAACAAAACAAAAAGGACTAACCCAATTACCCAAAAGCGAGAATCATCCTGCTTAGAGGAACTCCAAGGTAACTGCAAATTGGGCGCTGCGATAAGTTTAGCCATGCTACCCCTCCCCGCCAGCGCTTTCCAACAAGCCTTCAGCCGATGCGTCTGGCACCTGATTTACCGCGAGCGATATATTGCGGAAATCGGAGTTGGCACAGGTGGACATCACTTTTTTAATCATGGTGTAAGGAATACTTTTATCCCCCATGATTGTTACGCTTCTGCCTTTTGTTGCCTCTTCTTCATTTTTATAGGGCTTATTTTTAGCGCGGCGAGCTAACTCATCCGCCAGCGCCGTAATATTCAACCCTTCTTCCGCGACTGCGTTTTCTACCGTTACTATGCTGCGCCCGCCAACAATTATATTGTCTTGGCTAATCATAATTATCAGGTTGTTATCTGGCTTTTTCTCAGCGATAGACTGAGGTAAGTCGATATCTTTATTGCTTTGCAGCACCTCCACTTCCGATGAGTTAACCAACAGGAAGAAAACCAGAATGGTAAAAATATCCATTAGTGAAACGAGGTTAAGCTTAGGCACACTGTTGCGCTTGTGGTGACGCGCCATACGTTTAGCATGTATAGACTGTTTCATTATTGCGCCCCCCCTGTTTGTGCCGCTGCCGGTGGAGGAGCATCGCCCAAAGAAATAGCGGGAAACAATTCTGCATCTACCACCGAGGCCACAGATACAGCTTTAAAGCTACGCACTGTATCCATAGAGCGAATAATGGTTTGATAATCGGTATCGGGTTGCGACAAAATCAAAATGTCTTTTTTCTCAATACCCTGATCTTTCAACAAACGTTTTACTTCCCGCAATACGGTTTGCAACATTTCGTAGTCGTAAACCATTTCTCCGGTTTCTTCATCCGCCTTTTGCGGAATGCGGCGTAAAGGCGCACCTGCGGGGTAGTTAACCACCATTTCGGTTGGCTCTATCACCACTTCAAGTATTTCATTTTTCTTTTCGTCGTCTTCTGGCGCCGAGGAACTGGAGGAGAGATCCGGCAGTTTTAAGTCGAGCACACTAATGTGCGACAACACCATGGTCATCAGAAGTACAGGAACCAGAATAATCATCAGGTTCATAAAGGAAGTGATATCTAAATCCGCTTCCTCTTGTTTTCTATGTCGTTTTCGCATAGCGACCGCCAAGCTAATCCGTCTTTAATTGTTCAAAGCAGTATGCATTCACTGCTACCCAATAACTGTGCCTAGCACAATTTAAAGCGGCTTACTTAGCTGCGTCTGTAGAGCGAGATTTTGCGGCAAAAGCATTTGCTGCAGACATAATGTTCAAGCACTTCACGCCAGCCATTTCTAAGCTATCTACAATTTCTGTAGTTTTACTTTGCAACATTGCGTGCAGCATAAGCAATGGAATTGCCACAATTAGACCGAATGCAGTGGTGTTCATGGCGAGAGAAATACTGTTTGAAAGTAGCGTTGCCTTTACTGCTGGATCGGCGTTTGCCACTGCGGTAAATGCTTCGATCAAACCCATAATGGTACCCAAAAGACCAAGCAGGGTTGCAATGTTGGCTAGTGTAGCGAGATAAGGCGTACGCTTTTCTAAACGTGGCACCGCTTCCATAACACCTTCTTCCATCGCGTATTCAATTTCATCGCGACGCGGTGTTTGCTGTAAGCGCGCTATACCGGCGGCAACAATACGCCCAACTGGCGCTTTAGATTGACGCGCTAGGTCAACAACCGCGCCGTAGTCTTTTTTGCGCAACAAAGGCAAAATGCGGTCAAAGGCGCGACGGTTAGATACTTTCGCGTTAGTTAAAAAGATAAAACGCTCGATCGCGATAGCCAAACCCACCACCAAAACCAATGCGATTGGATACATAAACTCCGCACCGTTTTGGAAAAAGCTAATGATTGTATTCATTGGTGTTGCCTCCAGTTGTAAACCCTAATATTTTTAAAAATTATTTTTCAGTTGCAGGCGCTTCTGCAACAGCTAAATCGTTTAACAACTCTAATTGACGAATATGCTCGCGGCGTTCTACATGGCCAAACACGGCCTCTAAACGCGTATTAAGTTGCTGATATAAAATTGTTTTATCTTCTGCCTGCTTCCACGGCACAATATAAAGTACTTTAGGCTGCTCTTGGTTGCCTGTAACAGTTGCGCTGATATTCACTACTTCATCTTCTTGCGCAACGGCATTATGCGTCCAACCTATTACTAGCCAAGTAATAGCTATTAACCCTAGTCGTTTATTCATTAATCGTCTCCATTGGCGATGCGTCGCTCGAGGTCGATAATCCAGCCTTTAAGCTCGCGCGTTGGCTCGCCCTGAATTTGCGCCAATAATTTATAGCGCTCTAGCGCTTCAGGCAATTTACCTAAATATAAATCGTAGAGTATCGCGGAGTTTTTAAGTGAATCTGCGTGGTGCGGCCATACCTCCAAGGCGCTTTGGTAGGCCATATCCGCCTGCTCAAATAGGCCCTGCTCGCGGTACGCCAAACCCAACTGACTGTAAGCATCCATATTGGTAGGGTTGGTTTCTATCGCGAACTCAAGCGCTTTAACCGCTTCTTCGTAGCGTTTGGTTTGCAGGTAAACAATACCTAGGTTCACATACGGGCCAGATAACTCTGGGTAAGTCTCAGTCATTAACAGCAATATGTTTTCTGCCTGCTGCCATTGTTTTTCTTTCATCGCGGTTTGCGCGGCAGCAAACTCTTTTTTCGCCTGGCTAGGTGCAGAACCCTTGGGTTGGTAGGGGCTTGGAATTAACACAAATGGGGTTTCCTCGCCTTCGGCTGTTGCCGCTTGCTCGGCTTCGTCTTTCTTGCTCGGCGAAGATGTACAACCCGCAACAACTAATAACGCCAATGCGCAACATAGGGTAAGCGCGCGCTTTAACTGCCCATTAGAACAAAGCATCACTCACCTCCAGTGCTTCTTCTTTTTTGCCGTAGCGTGCGGGCAGTAATTTTGCCAGTGCCGCAAAGCTTTCTTTCACCCAGTCGTCGTAAATACCTGCGCGGGTGCGTTTAACGTTGGCCGCGTGAATATCTATCGATTTCTCTTCGAAGGGGTAGGCCTGCTCTTCAATCAATATTTCGTATTGCTCTAACGCCAATTCATCTAAACCCTGCGGGCGTTCGGAGTCCATCAAGTCTCTACTAAGCTGACGATAAATTTCACCAATGCGGTAATTTGCTAAAGTTGCAAATTCCGCCACGCCATAATCTATAACCCCTTTATAGGATTTAAGCGCGGTATCGAGGGCTGCCTTTTTCTTTTTAAGGCTCGATTTAATCGGCTGATTTAGCTTAATGCGATTAAAGGCAAGATAATCATCTTGGGCGAATTCTGATGCTGCCATTGCCGCCAAATAATTAGAGCGCGCGGTTTTGCTGTCGCCCGCTTTTTTATTCTCGGCAATTAATTCTTTTAACCAAAACCGGCGTTTGCTCGAATCACCCGCTTGCTCGTACAGGGTAACCAACTTGTAACGCGCTTCTGTCGCCAATCCAAATGGCTGCGGGTAGTTGTGCGCGTAATCGCGATACTGTTCGATGGCTTTTGCGGGCCGGCCAGATTTTTCATACAGCTCGGCAGAAAGGTAGCGCGATTGGCGGCGCAACTCTGGGTCCGATTCGTCGCTAGCCATTTTGGCTAATACCGCTGCGGCTTTATCCCACTGCTCCGACTCTTGGTAAATAAACGCGAGCTTAGCGGGTATATCGCGCGACAAACTATTGGTGGGGTAACGGGTTTTAAATGTTGTAAGCACATTTTCCGCTTCATCCCAACGCTTTAGCTCCATAAGATAAACCGAAGCGTCGTACTGCGCGCTGATGGCAATGTCGCTATCTGGCGCAACAGCTTGAATGGATAACAGCCTATCAATAGCACCAGCTTTATCGCCGCCGGCAATTTGCAATTCAGACGAGCGGAATATACTTGCAGCTATACGCTCAATAATTGCAGTTCGCTCTGGGTCGTTTGCCTCTTGCAGGGCAAGCACTTGGCGATACGCTGTTTCGGCTGCGTCGAAAACATTTAAATCAAACTGACTGTGCGCCAACACTAGCAGTGCAGTTTTACGTAAGTTTTTATCAGGTTCTGGCTGCCAAGCAACAACCCGTGACGATAAAATAACGGCTCTATCTAGGTCACCGCTTTTAAATACATCTTCCGATGCTTGCGTAAGCACTGCAACCGCTTGTGGGTGCGTTGGATAGTAATCGGCAAAATTAACCGAGCTGGTAATTTTACGCTTAGCCCAAGCTGCTTGCGTTTGCTCTTGAGTTTGTTCAACCAGTTTCGAGAGCGTAATGATGGCAGCGTAGCCTGCTTCACCTCCGCGTTTTTTATCTAGGTAATCGTAGGCAACGGCTTCATATGCATCTGCCGCCTCTGGGTAGTAGCCTGCCTCAAAATAGGCTTCGCCCATAAGAAAGGCCATTTCTGGCGTTTTCTCATCCTGCGGGAAGGTGCGCACGAATTGATTATAAAAATCAGCCGCTTTTAAATAAACCGGTAATGCGTCGTCGGGTTTAACCAACTCACCTCGTTCAGGCTTTTCGCCCCGCGCCTTAAGCCGTTTGTATTCTGCATCAGCAGTAACAAGTGCTTGAGCACGGCTGTGATAGTAGCTCGAAAGTTCTTCTATGTACTGGCGTAAATACGGCTTTAGCGGGGCGCGCTGCTCTTCACTGCGCTGTGCCCAAAACTCACTATTAATGCCGTAGTTTTGCACATACTCTTCTTTAGCCGGCAAAATTTCACTTGGGAAATTGCCGAGGTTATATACCTCAATGGCTTTTACGCTAAAGTCTGGCGCTTGGTTTGTAGTTGGGAAATGCTTTACGTAATGGCGATAGGTATCGGCACTATCACGATAACGGCGCTTCTCTAAGTACAAGTCACCCAATTGCATATACAACATATATTGGTAGTGACGCTGGCCTAAATTGTTGTACACCTCGGTAATGGTTTCGGCACCGTCTATATACGAGAACACAATAGCCACAATGCGCAACGTGTCTGCTGCCATATTTTTTTGGCTGTTGCTCATTTCTTCCGACGACTGCCCTTCGACCAAAACCGTATCTAACACTTCGGTAAAGGAGCGAATAGACGCGCGATAACTATTGCGCTTAAATTGCGACCAACCGTGCATATACACAGCGTTTAAGTAGAAAGGGGTTTCTTTGCCGCGCGCCATAACCTGGGCGTACAGTTTTTCCGAAAGGGCATAGTCACCTTCGCTAAAGGCTAACTCGGCACGACGGAATTCAGCTTCTGCAGCGTAATCTGATTCTGGGTGGTCGCTAACCAAAGCGCCCAACACTTGATTGGATTCATCGAGCTTACCATCTAACGCATAAGCCTTAGAAAGCTGATACAAAATACGCTCGTTCGTTGGCGTGTCATCCACACCTTGTCGCGCTTTGTTTAGCTCAAGCAATTCTTGATACATGGTAATAGCGCCGCCAAAAAACTCCCCCTGTTCTTCGGCGGTAAGCTGGCGATTTTCGCTGCGCGCCATTTCTATATCGGCTAGACGAATAAGAATTTTGTGGCGTATTTCAGGGTCGATCGCCACTTCTAACGCCGAGCGATAACTTTTTTCAATTTCGCCAAGCTCTACCCGCGGCACTGGGTTTAAGTCGTCGGGTACTGAGGCGGCCTCTAAGCTTGCCAAGGTGCGACCATACTTTGGCCCATCGTCGCTAAACATGCTACAGCCGCTTGCGGCAACCACTAAACTAGCTAGAAGAAGACGTTTCACTGGCCGTCCTCCACTGCATCGTAATCGGCTTGCTTGTTGGCTTTATCGTAAAGGCGAGCTATAGACAAACGGCTTTGCGCCAAGTACTGCAGAATGTTGTAGCGTTGGGTTTCTAACACATCGTAAATTTTGTCGCGCAGCGTATCTTGTTTGGCAAGTAGCGCGCGATCTATACGCGCTTTTTCTGCGGTTAAACGATTGTGGGCTATATCTAGCTGCTGAAGGTAGGGCGAAATATCCTGCGCCTGACCCACAATTTTTTGAATAGATTGGTGACGAGCTCGAACTTGAGTAAGCGTTTCATCCAACTGCGCCAATACTTTTTCGGCGTGCCATAAACGGTCTGAAAACTGGCGGCTGGCATTCCACAATAAAATACCGCGATAGCGGCGCATGGCTTCTTCGGTTTCGTCAATAAACGGATCTGAGTCGCGCACTAATTCAATAGTGGCTGCAGATCGCTCTACGCGGTGGATTAAATCGGCTTCCTCGCCTTTGGCTAGCGCAAAATAATCATTGCTTGCCTTGATTTGCTCAATTTTCGCTGCCATGGATTCGCGCTTGGCAACCATTTCGTTAATCTGCTCGGTTAACTGCTGCTCGGCCAGGTACTGCATTTTTGCGGTGCGATCAAACTCGCGCGCATCGAGCATATCGGTGTAAAAGGTAAGTTTTTCTAGCCAGTTGTTGTAGGTATTTTGAATGGCGAGTAAGTCGCGCAGTTCGTGCACTTCCTTTTCGAAATCTTCTCGCGAAAAAAGCGCCACTAAGTAGCTAATTTCTGGGGTTAGCTGATTTTCTTTGGCGTAGCGCAACCAATCTAAACGCTGGCTGCGACTAATTTTGAGCACCTCCAACATGGAGTCGCCCTGTAAGTTCGCCATAATATCGTCAATTTCAACTAACGCCGCCGAGAAGCGACCCTCTGCGCGCTGAAAATGCTCAAGCGCCAACCCCTCTTTGCCCAACTGTTCGTAGGCATAGGGCACAGCTACCAAAGCCTCTTGGGTATTGGCATCCACTAACGATAAGGTAGAGAGGTGATACCAAGGTTTTAGTGCCTCGGTGTAATCGTCTAGCTCCGCTGCGGCCCAACCGTACCCAAGTAACGCACGACTCGACAACGGGCTATCGAGACGCACCTTAGAAAACTGCAAAATAGCTTCGTGAGGACGGCCGGCAAATAGCAAACTGTAACCAGAAGCGGTCATGGCTTTATCGTAAAGGGAGCGATGCTCTTCGAGCTTAAACTCTTCTTCTTCGAACTTTGAATAGTAAGCCAACGCGGCGGTGTAGTTTTGTTGACGCGCCCACGCCGAGCCCAAATTGAAATACAAATAAGGCAGCCAGCCTTGCTTAGGCTGCTGCTTGGCCAAGATAGATTCTGCACGCGCTAGGTTGCCCTGCTTAATGGCTGTGCTCACGCGCAGCGAGGTAAGTTCGTTGGCAATATGCTTGGCGGGTTTGGGGCTGATGCGATTGGCGGCGTCTTCTGCGGCATACCAGTCGCCCTGCTGATAGCGCATACGCGCAAGGTAAAACCAAGCAGCATCGCGCACATGCACTGGCCGATTCTGCTCTAAAACGCGCTCAAATATATCGCCTGCGTACTGATCCATCCCGTACGCGAGGGCAAAGCCACCCTCCATAATATCGGGGTTATCACCGTGGCCGCGCACACCACCGCGCTGTTTGGCCAGCAGCAATTCCGAGAAAGCGGTAATGTGCTCTTCTTGAAAATAGTGATACAGGGCAACGCCGTAGCGCAAATCGGCCACAGCAGTAAGAGGCTCTTCTTTAGCGAAGGCCGAACAAGGTAACGCAAGGCAAACAGCTAGCAGCCCGCGTTTGGCGACACTTACAGCTCCCATTCTTTAATATCAAATTCCGGCTGCATGTTAGAAGTCGCGTCGCGTATGCGAAGCTCCAGCATTTTTGGGTCGTCGTCTTTTTCAACAACCATGGTGGCGGCGCGTTTGTAATCGCGGCTGTCTGGGCCTTTACCGGTAAAAACCGCAGTAATTTCGTGATCGCCCGTTTTAACGTTGCCTATATATAAACGCTGTATGCCGCCGCGAATTAACGCGTCATTTTCGCGCTCGGTGTATAGGTGCGAAGCAACAACTTGATCGTCTATTTTAAGCTTTACGGAATCCAGGGTGAAAAATTGGCCTACATCCATAGATAAAAACACCACCATTTGGGTGTTGGCAGGGAACAGCAGTTCCTCTTCAAGGATGAGCAGGTCACGGTTTAATTCTAGTGCTGCTTTTTTAAGGTCTTCAATATCTTCGCTAAGCGGTGATGCCGTGGCTTCGGTCACAGCAGCTTGTTCTGTTTCGCCCTCAGCTGCTTCATCTTGCGCAAATGCTGCGCCCGCCGCCAAGCACATTGCGAGGGCACCAAACCGAAAAAGGTTTAACACGCCAAGACCAAGGCCTTCTAATAGGCGTTTGGACCCACAAAATGCCAAATTTTGGCAGTTATTAACTCTCAAGGTCACTCTCCAATAACAGGTTAAGCAAGGATAATAACGCCAGAAGGCGGCTTACCATTCAAACCTACATTAAAAAAAATAGCGCTATCGTCTAGGCCTGCGCGTAACTTTTTACGTGTAATGTGACACACGTTTGATTTCGATCGAGCGGATTGTTTTTGCGCCGACCTTATTGTTCGATTATCAGTCTGCAGCTGCAGCT from Saccharophagus degradans 2-40 includes these protein-coding regions:
- a CDS encoding cold-shock protein, giving the protein MSNRVTGTVKWFNESKGFGFIEQKSGPDVFAHFSAIASSGFKTLAEGQQVEFTVTQGQKGPQAENIVAL
- a CDS encoding zf-TFIIB domain-containing protein, producing the protein MKCTSCKAGNLAPAYLDTLFPCHTCDNCGGSFVYLADYLKWKEGNPNLANLTVSGESFEVSETAQAMICPKTGLFMTKYRIASNTDHRIDLSPTINAIWMDKGEWELLKTRGLAGRLNEIFTAPWQNKIRAAKTAEVLDGIYAKEFGENYAAIKAFRELIQPLDNRAEIIAFLVSDDPYKA
- a CDS encoding AgmX/PglI C-terminal domain-containing protein, which encodes MAKLIAAPNLQLPWSSSKQDDSRFWVIGLVLFVLFFILSVIITRIEVPEPDRDELEEKAIELAQVILEKQEIPEPPPPPPKEEEKKEEEKPKEEPEPEKEPEPEPEPEPKPEPKPEPEEVKLVEAKEAAAAELNQFADMLSDMREDTVDLSDATTDQLVQGTGEEEKLDRALIGASASSKSAGINTENLSRDVGGTTLSGKESTRVTSKIATATGTGDKATAEEVVREKSRRSDEEIRSVMDKNKALIFNVYNKALRKNPTLEGKVVFKIVIDPTGKVVDAEIVSSELNDADLEKKLLGRIRLINFGTRDVLRTTVNYSLDFLPY
- a CDS encoding ExbD/TolR family protein, whose product is MKQSIHAKRMARHHKRNSVPKLNLVSLMDIFTILVFFLLVNSSEVEVLQSNKDIDLPQSIAEKKPDNNLIIMISQDNIIVGGRSIVTVENAVAEEGLNITALADELARRAKNKPYKNEEEATKGRSVTIMGDKSIPYTMIKKVMSTCANSDFRNISLAVNQVPDASAEGLLESAGGEG
- a CDS encoding ExbD/TolR family protein — protein: MRKRHRKQEEADLDITSFMNLMIILVPVLLMTMVLSHISVLDLKLPDLSSSSSAPEDDEKKNEILEVVIEPTEMVVNYPAGAPLRRIPQKADEETGEMVYDYEMLQTVLREVKRLLKDQGIEKKDILILSQPDTDYQTIIRSMDTVRSFKAVSVASVVDAELFPAISLGDAPPPAAAQTGGAQ
- a CDS encoding MotA/TolQ/ExbB proton channel family protein, with the translated sequence MNTIISFFQNGAEFMYPIALVLVVGLAIAIERFIFLTNAKVSNRRAFDRILPLLRKKDYGAVVDLARQSKAPVGRIVAAGIARLQQTPRRDEIEYAMEEGVMEAVPRLEKRTPYLATLANIATLLGLLGTIMGLIEAFTAVANADPAVKATLLSNSISLAMNTTAFGLIVAIPLLMLHAMLQSKTTEIVDSLEMAGVKCLNIMSAANAFAAKSRSTDAAK
- a CDS encoding tetratricopeptide repeat protein, whose protein sequence is MLCSNGQLKRALTLCCALALLVVAGCTSSPSKKDEAEQAATAEGEETPFVLIPSPYQPKGSAPSQAKKEFAAAQTAMKEKQWQQAENILLLMTETYPELSGPYVNLGIVYLQTKRYEEAVKALEFAIETNPTNMDAYSQLGLAYREQGLFEQADMAYQSALEVWPHHADSLKNSAILYDLYLGKLPEALERYKLLAQIQGEPTRELKGWIIDLERRIANGDD
- a CDS encoding tetratricopeptide repeat protein — its product is MKRLLLASLVVAASGCSMFSDDGPKYGRTLASLEAASVPDDLNPVPRVELGEIEKSYRSALEVAIDPEIRHKILIRLADIEMARSENRQLTAEEQGEFFGGAITMYQELLELNKARQGVDDTPTNERILYQLSKAYALDGKLDESNQVLGALVSDHPESDYAAEAEFRRAELAFSEGDYALSEKLYAQVMARGKETPFYLNAVYMHGWSQFKRNSYRASIRSFTEVLDTVLVEGQSSEEMSNSQKNMAADTLRIVAIVFSYIDGAETITEVYNNLGQRHYQYMLYMQLGDLYLEKRRYRDSADTYRHYVKHFPTTNQAPDFSVKAIEVYNLGNFPSEILPAKEEYVQNYGINSEFWAQRSEEQRAPLKPYLRQYIEELSSYYHSRAQALVTADAEYKRLKARGEKPERGELVKPDDALPVYLKAADFYNQFVRTFPQDEKTPEMAFLMGEAYFEAGYYPEAADAYEAVAYDYLDKKRGGEAGYAAIITLSKLVEQTQEQTQAAWAKRKITSSVNFADYYPTHPQAVAVLTQASEDVFKSGDLDRAVILSSRVVAWQPEPDKNLRKTALLVLAHSQFDLNVFDAAETAYRQVLALQEANDPERTAIIERIAASIFRSSELQIAGGDKAGAIDRLLSIQAVAPDSDIAISAQYDASVYLMELKRWDEAENVLTTFKTRYPTNSLSRDIPAKLAFIYQESEQWDKAAAVLAKMASDESDPELRRQSRYLSAELYEKSGRPAKAIEQYRDYAHNYPQPFGLATEARYKLVTLYEQAGDSSKRRFWLKELIAENKKAGDSKTARSNYLAAMAASEFAQDDYLAFNRIKLNQPIKSSLKKKKAALDTALKSYKGVIDYGVAEFATLANYRIGEIYRQLSRDLMDSERPQGLDELALEQYEILIEEQAYPFEEKSIDIHAANVKRTRAGIYDDWVKESFAALAKLLPARYGKKEEALEVSDALF
- a CDS encoding tetratricopeptide repeat protein: MGAVSVAKRGLLAVCLALPCSAFAKEEPLTAVADLRYGVALYHYFQEEHITAFSELLLAKQRGGVRGHGDNPDIMEGGFALAYGMDQYAGDIFERVLEQNRPVHVRDAAWFYLARMRYQQGDWYAAEDAANRISPKPAKHIANELTSLRVSTAIKQGNLARAESILAKQQPKQGWLPYLYFNLGSAWARQQNYTAALAYYSKFEEEEFKLEEHRSLYDKAMTASGYSLLFAGRPHEAILQFSKVRLDSPLSSRALLGYGWAAAELDDYTEALKPWYHLSTLSLVDANTQEALVAVPYAYEQLGKEGLALEHFQRAEGRFSAALVEIDDIMANLQGDSMLEVLKISRSQRLDWLRYAKENQLTPEISYLVALFSREDFEKEVHELRDLLAIQNTYNNWLEKLTFYTDMLDAREFDRTAKMQYLAEQQLTEQINEMVAKRESMAAKIEQIKASNDYFALAKGEEADLIHRVERSAATIELVRDSDPFIDETEEAMRRYRGILLWNASRQFSDRLWHAEKVLAQLDETLTQVRARHQSIQKIVGQAQDISPYLQQLDIAHNRLTAEKARIDRALLAKQDTLRDKIYDVLETQRYNILQYLAQSRLSIARLYDKANKQADYDAVEDGQ